In bacterium, the genomic window CATGAAACTCGGCATTATCATAGAAACCAAAGAACCGGAAAAAGCGTGGAATGCATTTCGTTTTGCCGTCACATCCCGCAAAACCGGCCACGAGGTAAAAGTATTTCTGATGGGTGAAGCCGTCGAATGCGAAGGACTCACGCATGAAAAATACAACGTGGATGAACAATTGAAAAAATTTATCGGTGAGGGCGGTACGATCTTGGCCTGCGGTACATGCCTCAAATCACGGCAATTGGATGGTACTGAAAGTTGTCCGATTTCTACGATGATCGATTGTGTTCAGATGGTCGAGTGGGCGGATAAAGTCGTTACGTTTTAAAAATAGAAATCCTCAAATACTACCTCGGCATCGTTTTGCACCGCATCGGCAGCGAAGTTTGCCGTCGTGATGCGACTCGACGTAATCGCAGGTGATCTCCTCTCCCATGCGAATCACACGCCGCGCATAAAATTCGACGTGATGACCGTAGACACGCATCCATGCATTAGGCGCACAGCTGTG contains:
- a CDS encoding DsrE family protein, whose product is MKLGIIIETKEPEKAWNAFRFAVTSRKTGHEVKVFLMGEAVECEGLTHEKYNVDEQLKKFIGEGGTILACGTCLKSRQLDGTESCPISTMIDCVQMVEWADKVVTF